Part of the Bacteriovorax stolpii genome, TCAAATAATCCAGGTGGACTTCAATGTGTAGAATGAAGTCGATGATGGCGTGAATGAATTCCATGAAGATTCCTGTTGGTTACGGTTTATACCAACAGCGAGGGCGTGCTCCAGGTCTGTTGGTATCATTACAATGACCAATTTTAGCATCAGTCTCTGAAGTTGCAACATTAGATCCAACAGTACATAAGGCCCCTTGATAAAGAGTATCAAAGCGGCATTGAGGTCTTGGGTAATTATTTGTGTTCGTGCCCTTCACGATGCGGTCGTCTGCGGCGTCGATACTTACAGGCGTTTTGGCATCTGGAAGATGATTTAAGAAATGTGCGAAGCTTAAACTTGCCAGCATAGTGCGGATACAAATCTTTAGCTCGCCCAGGTTTTTATAAACGAAGTTGCAATCCTTGATGACTTTCTCAGGAACGTTTTCGTTGATTGAAACATCTTCATTTTTTAATTCAGCATAATAGTTCTTTAGGCATTTTGAAGACGCCCAGTAATCGGCCTGTCCTTCAGCTGAAGGCCATCCATCATAAAGGAAAGTTCTCGGTGCTCCACCTAAATGGTGACCAAGTTCGTGGCAAACAACTAAGGCCAGAGAGTCTTTAGTCATTCCTTTGGCGCGGGCAATCCCACCGGCCACGTGAACAGTCCACGTGTCGACTTCGCGAGTGGCATAAGCGTTTACAGTGTCATCGTTCCAAGTCGCATTCATGACAAGTTGAAGGCCAGACTTTTCTAAAACCACTGGTGCATAAATTTTATGGAGAAGTCTCGTCACTGTATTAAAGTCATGCTCAGTCACACTTTCAAAGTCCTTCACACGCAGTGGAGGAATATGCAGATCGTTCTCAGGGACGACATTGGCCGCCATCGAAGGGCCTGAAAAGAGTGAAAGAATAAGGGCGAAAGACCACAGTTTTTTCATGGGCCGGAGTGTACTCAAAAGACAGCAAAAAGACTAACCTTTTTAAATGAAACTTATATTGCAAAACGCATGGCGCAATAGATACGCTAGACCTATGAAAACTCAAAAAATGCGCCTCTCAGTTGCCCTACTGGCACTGATTCTTACATCGGCACAGGCCTTTGCCCACTGCCCATCAAGCTACAAAGAAGAAAAAGTCTGCTTTATGCTGGAAAAAAACCTGCTGTATATTTACGACCATAAATTAGAACACAACGGTCCCTACAAAGATTTTGAAAAGGCCGACCTGGTGGCACTTAAGTCACCAAAAGGGCAAAAACTGGATTTTAAAAAGGTGGCCCGCGGGATTTATAAAATTGAATCAGCTGAAACACTAAAGAACATCACGGTTGAAGTTTCTTTAGATAAAAAGAAAAACGATATTAAGGTTTATCACGAATAAACCCAGACCCAGGACCATGGATGGCCAGATATTTATTTGTTCTTCTTCTCCTTACTGCACTCTTCCCTACACTTTTATTCGCAGGAATTCCTGGGATTGAGATCAAAGGCGTTCTTGAGCGCGAACTCAAAACAACTTATCTGCAAAGCTTAGAACAAAAATTCGGTGAATGCGGTGACAATCCTGAGTCATGCTTGTCTCTGCAAAATGGTGAATACCAGGTTCTCAATCTTCCTAAAAAAGAAATGTGCTTTCCTTACACCACTTGTGGCTTCTACAAGTGCATGGAAAACAAATACCAATGCGACAGTGTCGGAGTGAATTACTTTACAGAGCTTGCTCACCCAACTTGCAGCGCTTACGTTAAAAACATCGAAGATAAAAAATTTACGAAGGCCGGAGTTGAATGGATTTACACAGTGATGGTGTGTCTGCAAAAAGGATTAGTCGATGAATGTGAAGTCAAAGGAAACTGTCCGACGTCAGGTAATTTAAAAGAGCGCAAAAAAACCTGTGATCACATCACAGAGTTCACTCTTTCTTATCATCCGGGCTGTTACATCAATAGCGGCGTAGGCGTTTGTAAATTACCTCTTCAAGACAAAACAAATATCTGGAAAACTGTCAGCCCTTATCTGACTGCGCGCGAGAGACAAGAAGCGTATAAAGTGATTTTCCATTGCTTGAATCCCATCAAAAAATAATTCTTTACACTTACAAAAAAATATTGTTTCATGGCCCAAACTTTTTCTCAAGGACCTGCTATGAAACACATCACACTACTTGCTTTAACTGTTCTATCAACTTCAGCTTTCGCTGGAAACCTTTGCTCTAAATACGAAAGCTACCCTCGCTACATGAAAGCGATCGCTGCTGTTGCATCAAACCAAAATAAAACTCTGGAAGTTTTTTGTTCTAATCCAAGAGTGCTGGATATCGAAGCTCAACCAAGCAGAATCATCACTCGCGAAGGAGAAGTTATTCCTCACGTTCGCGTTCAAGAGCACTTCGATTATGACAGCTGCCTGTACATGGTCAATGAAACAGACTACAGCATCTCTCAGTCTCGCTGTTACTCAGGAATGTAATTATAAAGTACCTCTTACTTTTAATTGTTCCATTCACTCTCTTTGCAAAAGAAATCGATACCGATATCTCTCACCCGTTTTATCTTTTAAAACCGGGTGAGATTAAACTTCATGCTGAAACACGCTACTTTATGGAAGAGCATGAATATGAAAAGGCCAGTACCGTTCAGGACCTTTTTGAATATGAACACTGGTATTATAAAATTGAAAATGCTTACGGCCTGTCTAACGGCAGACTCATCGGCGGCTCACTTTCTTTTATTTCTAACGGAAGACTTTCAAAAAACTATGCACCGACATTAAACATCCCAGACAGCAGAGTTTCTTATCAAGGATTTCATGCTTTTGAACTTTATTACGAAGAACACTTCAAAGCTGACAGTGATAAAAACAAACTGGCCTTAAGAATAAAAGTGAAAGGTTCTCCATTAAAAGGAAAAGAATCCAACAACACTTACTCCGGTAAAGATCTCTCTTTAGGTTTTCTGTACTCTCACCGCCACGAAGACTGGCGCTTCTATGGTGATATCCATGCCGATATCATCGGCAGAGAAAAAACCTGGAAACAAAATGGAGAAAAAGAAACAGTTAATGCCTATTCGCAATTCGGAACACTTTTAGGGACCCAATGGCTGCTGGGAAAATGGTTTGTTGAAGGCAATGCTCTTTTTTACCTTACAACCGATTACAATTCACATAGTGCCTCTTACACCAGACTCACTGACAAAGGATTTATTGTTGGTGGAAAGTTTGCTCTTGGATATTTTTTATCAGAGCGCTCTTTCATGACTCTTGAGCATGTGAGAAAAGGCTCCAACTTCAACGTCATTACTGAATCAACCAATGATGCCACCGAGTTTGAAATTGAAACTCAATACAGTAAGCTGGGGGTTTCATGGTTTTTCTAAAATGGCTTATTCCTATTTTACTTATGTACCAAGTTGCCTTCGCTGAAGAAGAAAGAACACTTCAATTTGAAGACAAATCTTATTTGAAAGATGTGGGTAGCGATTTAATCAGTCCACTAACCACTCCGGCAAAATGGATTCTTCTTGGGGGAACGATTACCACTGGGATGATGTACATTACGAGAAAAGACATCACCTATAGAAAAAGAGAAAGCTTTCGCGAGGCAAAGCCTTTGGGTAAACTAGGCTTTATCGGTGATTATGTCGGATACGGGCTTTTAAACCTAGGCTACAGTTCATACTATCTTTGGCAGGGAAAATTTCACGATGACCCCAAGGCCCTAGAGCGCGCTGAACATATGTTAAGAGCAACAACTTATACTGTCGCACTGACGACTGCTCTAAAATACACCATCAGTGAAAAGCGGCCCGGTTATCCGGATGACCACCATTCCTTTCCTTCAGGTCACTCTTCTGCATCTTTTGCTTTTGCCTCAGTTGTGGCCCTTCAACATGGTTGGTTCTGGGGAGGAGTTGCCCACGGGGCAGCGGCCTTCATCGCTATCAGTCGCGCCAACGATGACTTTCACTACCTTCACGATATCACCGCCGGTATGACTATCGGAGCTTCTTTTGCGTGGGGTGTATACTACAACCTACAAAAAGGGAATCCCTACTGGCTGACACTGGTTCCAGTACCTAAAGGCGCGGGCCTTGCCATGGGATTAGATTTCTAGATTTTTTTCATCTTATTAAAAAGCGGCATCTTCAGTTCTGTGGGTAGAACACCTGCATTGATATTAACTTGAATGCTGGCAAAAAGAAGACGTGGGGCCTTTAGAGTTTTATCGCGGGCCTCGCGGAAAGTTACATACTCTTCTCTTGATGTTTCTTTTCTCAATTGAGTATTGTGCATTTTTGACTGGCCAATAGTTGTCTCAAAACGAAGGTCTCTACCGTTTGGCTGATAATCATGACCTACAAACACAATTGTATCGTCTGGCAGAGAATAAAGATTTTCATGAACTGAGGTATATA contains:
- a CDS encoding phosphatase PAP2 family protein is translated as MVFLKWLIPILLMYQVAFAEEERTLQFEDKSYLKDVGSDLISPLTTPAKWILLGGTITTGMMYITRKDITYRKRESFREAKPLGKLGFIGDYVGYGLLNLGYSSYYLWQGKFHDDPKALERAEHMLRATTYTVALTTALKYTISEKRPGYPDDHHSFPSGHSSASFAFASVVALQHGWFWGGVAHGAAAFIAISRANDDFHYLHDITAGMTIGASFAWGVYYNLQKGNPYWLTLVPVPKGAGLAMGLDF